CCAGATGCGGTTGCGGGCGGTGTCGTCCGGCGTCAGCGGCAGGATGTCCAGCAGTATGGCGCGCACCGACGGCAGTCCCTCGGCAGGCCGTGCGCGGCGCGGGCGTTCCGCGGTACGTACCTCCAGCAGGTCCAGCGCGTGCGCGATCAGAGCGCGCTTGGTCGGGAAGTAGTGCATGAGCATCCCCGTCGAGCCGTTCATCGCGGCGGCGACGGCTCGCAGGGTCAGCCCGCCGAACCCCTTGTCGGCGAGCACGGCCCATACCGCCTCGGAAACGTCCTTGCGGCGGGCTTCACGGTCTCCGGGTGCGGGTGGCGGCATGCTGCTAGCTTACGTACCGAACGCTCGTTACGTACCCCGCAGCATCGAACCGAGGTCCCCGTGTTCATACTCCCGCTCCGTGAGAACGCCCAGCTCCGCCCCCTGGAGCCCGCGCACGCACAGGAGTTCCTCGACCACATCGACCGAGCCCGCCCGAACGTCGATCCCTGGATTCCCTGGGCGACCTTCAGCACGGACCTCGCCTCCGCCACGGCCACCCTCCAGCGCTACGCCGACAGGCAGGCCACTGACACAGGCCGGATCTACGGGATCTGGCAGGACGGCACCCTGGTCGGCGGCGTGATGTTCACGCGCTTCGACACGGCGTCGGGGAACTGCGAGATCGGCTGCTGGGCGGAGGAGGCGGGCCAGGGCCTGGGTCTGGTGAACCAGGCGTGCCGGGCACTGATCGACTGGGCGTTCGGGGAGCGCGGGATGAGCCGCGTCGAATGGTGGGTCTCCTCGGTCAACACCCGGAGCATCGAAGCGGCCCGCCGCCTCGGGCTGACCCGGGAGGGGGTGCTGCGACGGCACACCGAGTACCGGGGCGAGCGGCGCGACATAGAGATCTGGTCGGTCCTCTCCGACGAGTGGCCGCCCGC
The DNA window shown above is from Streptomyces sp. Alt3 and carries:
- a CDS encoding GNAT family N-acetyltransferase, which produces MFILPLRENAQLRPLEPAHAQEFLDHIDRARPNVDPWIPWATFSTDLASATATLQRYADRQATDTGRIYGIWQDGTLVGGVMFTRFDTASGNCEIGCWAEEAGQGLGLVNQACRALIDWAFGERGMSRVEWWVSSVNTRSIEAARRLGLTREGVLRRHTEYRGERRDIEIWSVLSDEWPPASCSTAPTDKDELDRLMSAFLGAFDNTNGSSPEVDVIRQVFIPQGMIISNTGTGPVVHDLDAFIEPRAKMLTDGTLTEFSEWEVSERTEIFESIAHRTSEYRKSGFHDGERFEGAGRKTTQFVRTPVGWRMAALTWEDE